AAACTTTCCAGCTGAGCTGTTTCACAGAAGCCTTGACGGGAAATGGAAATAAATTATTTCAATTCTAATTATTGTTTAGAATTTTGCATTATTTTAAAAACTGTCCAGTAAAGTTGTTTCTTATTGTATCGTTCAGTGATGGTAAACAGATAAAAATCAATCAATATGTTAAAAAGTAGAAATGGGAATCACCTTGTTTATTGTTCATAGTCAATTCAACTAGTGCTGGCAGTTTGAAAATAGCCATTAATGTgctttgtttgtatgtatgaggcTCACTGAGTATGGTGGGCTAATGGGGTACTTTTgttgcgcgcgcgcgcgcgcacacacacgcactcactccATACTCTTCTGCTCATGACAATTTCAAAATGTCAAAGACGTAAACAAGTGAAGTTCAAATTAAAATATTTTATTGTAATGAAGCCCTCAGAATTGACTTTTTTTTCTCCTTCATTTCAGTAGATGCTCTTATACAGAGAAACTtaacagtagtgagtgcatacatttttttgtatcggtcccccatgggaattgaATCCACAACTCTGTCATTGCAAgtgctatgctctaccaactgagccacacgggttCCCTTAGTGTGCCACAAAAGGTAAAGGTTTCACTATTGAGAGCGATATGAGCATTCATATAAGGGGACCGATTTGTGATATAAGGTATACAATAAGTTAGGATGCAATGAATAAAGGATTTCCATTTCCAACCATATGTTAGTGGGTTAACCATATCAGAAGATTTTGCCATAAGCATGGAAGTAAACTAGATTGCGCCATGAATAAAAACTATTCCCATCACAATACACAATCACTAACTGGAAGTATCAGACATGACTTTAAAATGTTAATTCCATCAGAAAATGTAATTGATTAACACATACCAACAATATGAATATTTTacatgaataaaataaaataacatcatAACCGTACAAAGGTTATCATCTCGGTTCTGAATGCCATTCTGGGTTAGGGAATGACACATTTGGTGTGTTCTGTCTATTCTCGGAACAGATTGTGTGAAATGTCTTAGTTAATAATGGGACAGGGCTTCTAGGGGGAGGGACCTATAGTTATTCAGATTAAAGACACTTGCTATAACTACTGACAGAGACAAGGTCAAAActgacactagagagagagagagagagagagagagagagagagagagagagagagagagagagagagagagagagagagagagagagagagagagagagagagagagagagagagagagagagagagtcagagtgagaCGACAACTGAGATAGAGGGAGTAAAAGGCAGACAGTAATAAAAAGGTGTGTATATGAAGAATAGAGACACTTGCTTTATCTCGTGGCAAAGAGGAAGTTGAAGCTGCTACAGAAAGGGAgatacagaaaggagagagaggaagattgaGAGGCAGAGGTTGTGAGTGGAGAAGAGAGTGCAAagcagaggaaaggaggagagtgagagagagggtataggaAGCACAGAGCGTGGAGCAGGTTCTTTGCAGGCACAGCCTTTACTGTCAGCCCCAGCAGAAATGCCCAACTTTGCCGGTACCTGGAAAATGAAGAGCAGTGAGAATTTTGACGAACTTCTCAAAGCCCTCGGTAAGCCCCTTCTTGACGTTttgtctctctcatccctctcttttttttTCGCCCGTTCTTTTTTCAATAGCCTGCACAGTGCATCCCTGCGTGAGCTTTATCCATCatgtgcatttaaaaaaaaacatttgtattttCCTTGGGCATTGCTTCACTTCCAACAATATGCTATTGTCTTATCTCATCTAaacgaggagggagggagagcataCAAGCAAGCTGTAGCGGGAAAGCATTCAGCTACAGGAGATGTCAATTATATAGACATGGGTATTGTTATAGCCGGGGTCCGGCTGCATGTGCATGGGAACAACATTACTCATGTATTAGCGTTTAAGTAGGGCATGCGTTAGCAGTGTCAGTGGAGGTCTTCATGGaattctctcctcttctgctttttgtgtttttttttctctcactttctctttttCCTTGCTGATCATTGTGATGGTTTAGAATTGGACCAGTTTATCTGGGTCATTCATTTGTGTGGCTGGGTCTTTCTGTGTCTGGACTGTAAGTACTATGCTGCTCAAGCAATGAGACCACACTGGTCATATTTTGGTTTTGGGTGAGAATATTCCATATGTGGCTGTTTGGTTTTCTTTGTCGCTCAGAGGCTAGCTTTGAGTTGTgagcacatttacatttacatttaagtcatttagcagacgctcttattaaACAGTTTAACAGTTAGTAACCCGACGGGTGCGTGTCATCAAATTGGCTCAGGGGGCCTATTAAATTATTAACAGAATCATGTTACGGTACTATATTTCCAGGTACAAATTCAGTTCAAACCAGAAAAAGTATCAATCTATAACTTGAAAACTGCCCAACCCTTTTCTATtcatgaattgtaaataaattacCTGAATTGAAAGGAAATTGATCCCCTTGTTCTGGACCTGTATGAGTCCCTCAGCTTAACTAAGTTTGTTTAATATGCAAGCTGCAGTTTACTGACCTTGCTTAGCCTCCACCAAACAGATCCTGTGAACCACTCCGAGATTTGATTACATTTTCCTTGTGAGATATCTACCAACCCAACACAGCACAGTTCAGCTATGACCCATTGGGGACCATTCTTCGTGGTTATGATTGTATGGTTCAGAGAGATTGCATGCACTCTGTCTGTTCTGCGTTTCGTTCAGTCGTGCCCACAATctcttaaggatcggacccttttttttTCCACCTAAAATTATatgcccaaatctaactgcctgtagctcaggacctgaagcaaggatatgcatattcttgataccatttgaaagaaaacactttgaagtttgtggaaatgtgaaatgaatgtaggagagtATAACTCATCtgttagatctggtaaaagataatataaAGGAAAAAACATGTGTTGTCTTTTTtttgttccatcatctttgaaatgcaagagagagTCCATTACATCACTTTGGAGTCTAGGCACAATTTACATTTTGGCCACTAAATGGCAGCAGTGTAAGTGAAAAgtgttagactgatccaatgaaacattgcattactgttcaaaatgttgtatcagtatgtcaaatcggagggcctgtgctccggacctctggcagtctctatgggggtgctacagggttcaattctcgggccgactcttctctgtatacatcaatgatgtcgctctcgctgctggtgattctttgattcacctctatgcagacaacaccattctgtatacctctggccctttgttggacactgtgttaactaacttccagatgagcttcaatgccatacaactctccttccgtggcctccaactgctcttaaatgcaagtaaaactaaatgcatgctgttcaaccgatcgctgcatgCACTTGGCCGCccatctagcatcactactctggacggctctgacatagaatatgtggacaactacaaatacctaggtgtctggttaaactgtaaactctccttccagactcatattaaacatctccaatcaaaaatcaaatgcAGAAtccgcttcctatttcgcaacaaaacatccttcactcatgctgacaaacatacccttgtaaaactgaccatcctaacgatcctcgacttcggcgatgtcatttacaaaatatcctccaataccctactccataaattggatgcagtctatcacagtgccatccgttttgtcaccaaagccccatatactacccaccactgcgacctgtatgctctcgttggctggccctcgcttcatactcgtcgccaaacccactggctccaggtcatctacaagtctctgctaggtaaagccccgccttatctcaactcactggtcaccatagcagcacccacccgtagcacgcgctcgagcaggtatatctcactggtcacacCCAAAGCCAATTATtcatttggccgcctctccttccagttctctgctgccaatgactggaacgaactgcaaaaatctctgaagctggagactcttacctccctcactagctttaagcaccagctgtcagagcagctcacagatcactgcacctgtacatagctcatctgtaaatagcccatccaatctacctcatccccatactgtatttatttatttatcttgctcctttgcaccccggtatctcaacttgcacattcagggcagacacagcaggggttcaaactgtagaacccaggtCCTACATAAAAATGGATTTCATCAATCAAAATTATGCTaaattttatctctgggaccctcaggatgacaaatcagagcaagattactgaatgtacaTTATCTAACTTCAGAGATGAAtgcatcaaaccagttgccgtgataaaaggtttttgttgttgtgcactctcctcaaacaatagaatggtattttttcactgtaaATTTCACTTAGCTCCTTTAAAttggacagtacagttagattaACATGAATTTAAGCTTACTgtccatataagacatgtctatgtcctgggaaatgttctccTTACTTACAacatcatgctaatcacattagcgcacgttagctcaaccatccggTGGGGGGGGGGACACTGATCCCGTAGAGGTTAACCACAAGTGCCCCTGCAGATCATTAATTTCCTTTTGCATAAGTGCCTGGTTAACTGAGAGCCGTGCATCAGCCTAATGTGGATTCCGACGCGGCTCTGCCTGTTTCTATCAATGTCCCTTTAATCATCTGTTAACTCGGAGGGAGAGGGTACACGGTGGACCATGATGCCGGTTTCTTCACCATGGCAGCACGGAACATGCAGTGCTGTGTGCAGTTTAGTGCTATGACCTGATGTTAGCTAAATCAGATCTGGCCCTGTCACACAACAAGTGTTGTTTTTTCCCCTCGGGGCAATCAGGCCAAATACTTAATCTCTTGCGCAGACTGGAGTGCCAATAATTCCTCCGATTTCTCAAGTTTTCAGATTTGTTACCACAGAGCACTTACCAGAAGAACAATGCTCTACTATTATGGTTTATCACTTTTAATTGGTGTCTGTTGAAGAAAGGCTATTCCTCATTGAGTTGGCCTAtcatgtttttaaaaaataagGAAATATACATGATTAAGTAGACAAGAGAAGAGAAAGTCcataaagagtgagagagaggtagggcAGTGTGGGATGGTGAGAGAGGGGTCAGGTCGAGGACTGTTTTGGGGTAAATCTGGTCCAGACGGATCTAGGCGGtggggggtgtctgtctgtctgaatcagGCCTaactccctcctcctacccttccattcccttctccctccctggtctctgcTGTGCCCATCCAGGCGTGAATGCCATGCTGAGGAAGGTGGCTGGGGCTGCTGCCTCCAAGCCTCACGTGGAGATCCGTCAGGACGGGGAGCAGTTCTACATCAAGACATCCACCACCGTCCGCACCACCGAGATCAACTTCCACATTGGCCAGGAGTTCGACGAGGAGACGGTGGATGGCAGGAAATGCAAGGTAATGTGGGAAGGGTATCCTCCATTGTGCAGTACATGTCGCATCTTAATAAGTATAATGCACACTGATTTAAAAGCAATTATATGACATGAAGTCAGTCATAAAGAAGTATTCAACAGATTTTGGCAAATTACACATAATATGCCCATATTTATTTTTCTACTTGTTAGATAAACACTGTTATTAGGGCACCTTCTCGTTCAGTCCAACGGCTTACTTGACTACATCTAACACACTAAATATGAAAATACTGGCAGAGAACTGTGATCACATTGCCAGATTCTGGCAATCTAATACACTGTGCTAATTGTGGGATTGAAAGGCTCTTCACTGGAATCTTGCCTGCAGATTTCCtatatattcaaacatttatttCCGAAAACAGTTATACAAAAGTATacagaacacctgctctttccatgacatagacagaCCAGGtggatccaggtgaaagctatgatcctttattgatgtcacttgttaaatccacttccatcAGTGTACAGTCAtggtcaaaagttttgagaatgacacaaatattaattttcacaaagttttctgcttcagtgtctttagatatttttgtcagatgttactatggactactgaagtataattacaagcatttcataagcgTCAAAggtttttattgacaattacttGAAGTTGAtgaaaagagtcaatatttgcagtgttgacccttctttttcaagacctctgcaatccgccctggcatgctgtcaatgaccttctgggccacatcctgactgatggcagcccattcttgcataatcaatgcttggagtttgtcagaatttgtgggtttttgtttgtccaccagcctcttgaggattgaccacaagttctcaatgggattaaggtctgtggagtttcctggccatggacccaaaatatcgatgttatgttccccgagccacttagttatcacttttgccttatggcaaagtgctccatcatgctggaaaaggcattgtttgtcaccaaactgttcctggatggctgggagaagttgctctctgagaatgtgttggtaccattttttattcatggctgtgttcttcggagaaattgtgagtgagcccactcccttggctgagaagcaaccccacacatgaatggtctcaggatgctttactgttggcatgacacaggactgatggtagcgctcaccttgtcttcgccggacaagcttttttccggatgccccaaaaaatcagaaaggggattcatcagagaaaatgactttaccccagtcctcagcagtccattCCCTGTACCCTTTTCAGAATATCagcctgtccctgatgtttttcctggagagaagtgcactcacacctgcctgctaccattcctgagcaagctctgtactggtgatgccccgatcccgcagatgaatcaactttaggagacggtcctgacACTTGCTGGACTTtattgggcgccctgaagccttcttcacaacaattgaaccgctctccttaaaATTAATAATGATCCGatatggttgatttaggtgcaatcttactggcagcaatatccttgcctgtgaagccctttttgagcaaagcaatgatgacggcacgtgtttccttacaggtaaccatgattgacagaggaagaacaattatTCCAAGCATTGCCCTAGTTTTgtagcttccagtctgttattcaaactcaatcagcatgacagagtgatctccagccttgtcctcgtcaacactcacacctgtgttaatgagagaatcactgacatgatgtcagttggtccttttgtggcaaggctgaaatgcagtggaaatgtttttcgGGATTCAGTTCACTTGCATGGCAAATAGGGACTTTGCAAATCATTGCAATTCATTTGACCacccttcataacattctggagtatatgcaaattgccatcatacaaactgaggcagcagactttgtgaaaattaatatttgtgtcattctcaaaacttttggccacgactagatgaaggggaggagacaggttaaagaaggatttttaagtcatggattgtgtatgtgtgccattcaaatcaaatcaaattttattgtcaCCTACacatgttagcagatgttaattcgagtgtagtgaaatgcttgtgcctctagTATCGACCATGCAGTAAGTAatttaacctaacaatttcacaaaaactacattatacacaca
This sequence is a window from Oncorhynchus gorbuscha isolate QuinsamMale2020 ecotype Even-year linkage group LG01, OgorEven_v1.0, whole genome shotgun sequence. Protein-coding genes within it:
- the crabp1a gene encoding cellular retinoic acid-binding protein 1a, whose amino-acid sequence is MPNFAGTWKMKSSENFDELLKALGVNAMLRKVAGAAASKPHVEIRQDGEQFYIKTSTTVRTTEINFHIGQEFDEETVDGRKCKSLAIWETENKMVCKQTLVDGDGPKTYWTRELRGDELILTFGADDVVCTRIYLRE